In the Solibacillus sp. FSL K6-1523 genome, one interval contains:
- the pruA gene encoding L-glutamate gamma-semialdehyde dehydrogenase: MIDYKHEPFTDFSVEANKNAYLEALSKVEAQLGAEYPLIIGGERITTEDKIVSYNPANKTEVIGSVSKASQELAEKAMQEADKAFQTWKKVKPEIRADVLFKAATIIRRRKHEFSAWLTKEAGKPWNEADADTAEAIDFLEYYGRQMLTMKDGRKVESRPNEYNRYDYIPLGIGIVISPWNFPFAIMAGTTVAAVVTGNTVLLKPASTTPVVAYKFIEVLEEAGLPAGVVNYVPGNGAEVGDYLVDHPKTRFISFTGSRDVGLRINERASKLNEGQIWIKRVIAEMGGKDTMVVDKEADLELAAQSIVKSAFGFSGQKCSACSRVVIVKDVYDQVVERVGELTKELTIGDPVNPSNFMATVIDSAAFKKISEYIEIGKTEGRLIAGGTSDDSVGYFVNPTVFADVDPKARIMQEEIFGPVVAMTKAETFEEAIAIANNTEYGLTGAVITTNRMNLEYARDEFHVGNLYFNRGCTGAIVGYQPFGGFNMSGTDSKAGGPDYLTLHMQAKTTSETF; encoded by the coding sequence ATGATAGATTACAAACATGAACCATTTACAGATTTCTCGGTAGAAGCAAATAAAAACGCATATTTAGAGGCGTTATCAAAAGTAGAAGCACAATTAGGCGCAGAATATCCACTCATTATTGGTGGCGAGCGCATTACGACTGAAGATAAAATCGTTTCATATAACCCAGCAAACAAAACAGAAGTGATCGGTTCTGTTTCGAAAGCTTCACAAGAATTAGCTGAAAAGGCAATGCAAGAAGCGGATAAAGCATTCCAAACATGGAAAAAGGTAAAGCCTGAAATTCGTGCGGATGTTTTATTTAAGGCAGCAACAATCATTCGTCGCCGCAAGCATGAATTTTCAGCATGGTTAACAAAAGAAGCAGGGAAGCCTTGGAATGAAGCGGATGCGGATACAGCTGAAGCAATTGATTTCCTAGAATATTACGGACGTCAAATGTTAACAATGAAGGATGGTCGTAAAGTAGAAAGCCGTCCGAATGAATACAATCGTTATGATTATATTCCACTTGGGATTGGTATTGTCATCTCGCCTTGGAATTTCCCATTTGCCATTATGGCGGGTACAACGGTTGCGGCTGTTGTAACGGGTAATACAGTATTATTAAAACCAGCTTCTACAACACCAGTAGTTGCGTATAAATTTATTGAAGTGCTTGAAGAAGCGGGCTTACCAGCGGGCGTTGTCAATTATGTCCCAGGAAATGGTGCTGAAGTAGGGGATTATTTAGTGGATCACCCGAAAACGCGCTTCATTAGCTTCACGGGTTCACGCGATGTTGGTTTACGTATTAATGAGCGTGCATCAAAATTAAATGAAGGCCAAATTTGGATTAAGCGTGTCATTGCTGAAATGGGCGGTAAAGATACGATGGTTGTGGATAAAGAGGCGGATTTAGAGCTTGCTGCACAATCAATCGTTAAATCGGCATTTGGCTTCTCAGGTCAGAAATGTTCTGCATGTTCACGTGTTGTCATTGTAAAAGATGTGTATGATCAAGTAGTTGAGCGTGTAGGCGAATTAACGAAAGAACTGACAATTGGTGATCCAGTCAATCCATCGAATTTTATGGCGACAGTTATTGACTCGGCGGCATTTAAAAAGATTAGTGAATATATCGAAATTGGTAAAACGGAAGGACGTCTTATTGCAGGAGGAACTTCAGATGATTCAGTAGGTTACTTTGTGAACCCTACAGTATTTGCAGATGTTGATCCAAAAGCGCGTATTATGCAGGAAGAAATTTTCGGTCCTGTCGTAGCGATGACAAAGGCGGAAACATTTGAAGAAGCGATTGCGATTGCAAATAACACAGAATACGGCTTAACAGGTGCAGTTATCACGACAAATCGTATGAATTTAGAATATGCGCGTGATGAGTTCCATGTAGGAAATTTATACTTTAACCGCGGTTGCACAGGTGCGATTGTAGGCTATCAACCATTTGGTGGCTTCAACATGTCAGGTACGGATTCAAAAGCAGGCGGACCTGATTACTTAACATTACACATGCAAGCAAAAACAACTTCGGAAACATTCTAA
- a CDS encoding ABC transporter ATP-binding protein: protein MANKILEVQGLKQHFGTAKDPIKAIDGISFDVYEGETLGLVGESGCGKSTTGRSIIRLYDITEGQITFKGRNISELKSRKDLMQFNREMQMIFQDPYASLNPRMTAGELIAESFDIHGLYKNKAERREKVGSLLESVGLTREHANRYAHEFSGGQRQRIGIARALSLDPSFIIADEPISALDVSIQAQVVNLLKQLQKERGLTYLFIAHDLSMVKYISDRIAVMYRGKILELGSADEIYNNPIHPYTKSLLSAVPQPNPEYERNRVRIPYKHTEHDPAAKVIEARPGHFVFGTEAQAKEWAK from the coding sequence ATGGCAAATAAAATTTTAGAAGTACAAGGCTTAAAACAACATTTCGGTACAGCAAAAGATCCGATTAAAGCGATTGATGGTATTAGCTTTGATGTTTATGAAGGGGAAACTTTAGGATTAGTTGGAGAATCTGGTTGTGGTAAATCAACGACAGGTCGCTCAATTATCCGCCTTTATGACATTACAGAAGGTCAAATTACGTTTAAAGGTCGCAATATTTCAGAGCTCAAATCACGTAAAGATTTAATGCAGTTTAACCGAGAAATGCAAATGATTTTCCAAGATCCATATGCATCATTAAATCCTCGTATGACAGCTGGTGAACTTATTGCTGAATCATTCGACATTCATGGTCTTTATAAAAATAAAGCAGAGCGACGTGAGAAAGTTGGTTCATTACTTGAATCAGTAGGTTTAACGCGTGAGCATGCAAACCGCTATGCGCATGAATTTTCTGGTGGTCAACGTCAGCGTATCGGAATTGCCCGTGCACTTAGCTTAGACCCTAGCTTCATCATCGCGGACGAACCGATTTCAGCGCTGGATGTTTCGATTCAAGCGCAAGTCGTTAACTTATTGAAGCAACTGCAAAAAGAACGCGGCTTAACGTATTTATTTATTGCCCATGATTTATCAATGGTTAAATACATTTCAGACCGTATTGCTGTTATGTACCGCGGTAAAATTTTAGAACTTGGCTCTGCGGATGAGATTTACAATAATCCAATCCACCCATATACAAAATCATTACTATCAGCGGTTCCTCAGCCAAACCCTGAGTATGAGCGCAATCGTGTACGTATCCCTTACAAACATACAGAGCACGATCCTGCTGCAAAAGTAATTGAAGCTCGCCCTGGTCACTTCGTCTTCGGTACAGAAGCACAAGCGAAAGAATGGGCTAAATAA
- a CDS encoding sigma 54-interacting transcriptional regulator, translated as MKQLDITNVFEFITEKIDIGLCAIDDNGRVIVFNKKMRDLTGESFEQVTQRFVSQSLDFNLEQNMLQKVLASGQVISHVKQTFWNAQGEEVSMINDYYPFTLNDETKIAIQFSRDVTQQEFLMDRPLSRYGAPLTFDIITAVSKSMKQVIQQAKVAAFGRIPVMLVGESGTGKDMIAEGIHHELVEKNDRFITLICRRNEETLLTQIEKYIAEEKKYTFFAERIEFLSMPAQERIIELLESHQDRHHVFIASIGEDPIDLIQNGRLSKNLYYLFSNLTIQVPSLRERREDIKPFIDDYFARRRSNYGIHVKGLAPEVEELFLTYDWPGNLKELEVLLDDISALLTNEEFVDMTLVPAYFKWKLNQAQPISHDTANLFDFSHQELQPLDEYMRKVEDHYIQHALQLNDGNISQTAKSLGIHRQGLQYRLKRK; from the coding sequence ATGAAACAACTTGATATTACGAATGTTTTTGAATTTATTACAGAAAAAATCGACATCGGCCTTTGTGCGATTGATGATAATGGACGTGTGATCGTCTTTAATAAAAAAATGCGAGATCTTACTGGTGAATCATTTGAACAAGTGACACAGCGCTTTGTCTCGCAATCACTGGATTTTAATTTAGAGCAAAACATGCTGCAAAAAGTTTTGGCTTCTGGTCAAGTAATTAGTCATGTGAAGCAAACGTTTTGGAATGCACAAGGTGAAGAAGTATCCATGATTAATGATTATTACCCCTTTACCCTAAATGACGAAACAAAAATTGCTATTCAGTTTTCGCGCGATGTAACACAACAAGAATTTTTAATGGACCGACCGCTCAGCCGCTATGGCGCTCCGTTAACGTTTGATATTATTACCGCTGTTTCGAAATCGATGAAGCAAGTGATTCAACAAGCGAAAGTTGCGGCTTTTGGTCGGATTCCGGTCATGCTTGTTGGGGAATCCGGCACGGGTAAAGATATGATTGCTGAGGGAATTCATCACGAACTTGTCGAAAAGAACGATCGCTTTATTACACTTATTTGCCGTCGTAATGAGGAAACACTACTTACACAAATCGAAAAATACATTGCAGAAGAAAAAAAATATACATTCTTTGCGGAAAGAATTGAATTTTTATCCATGCCTGCTCAGGAACGCATTATTGAATTATTAGAATCTCATCAAGATCGCCATCATGTTTTCATTGCGAGTATTGGTGAGGATCCGATTGATTTAATTCAAAATGGACGCCTTTCTAAAAATCTATATTATTTATTTTCAAATTTAACGATTCAAGTACCATCATTGCGTGAACGTCGCGAAGATATTAAGCCGTTCATCGATGATTATTTTGCGCGCCGGCGTAGCAACTACGGGATTCATGTGAAGGGATTAGCCCCGGAAGTGGAGGAGCTCTTTCTTACATATGATTGGCCAGGCAATTTAAAAGAGCTTGAAGTTCTTCTTGATGATATTAGCGCATTGCTGACAAATGAGGAGTTTGTTGATATGACGCTCGTTCCCGCTTATTTCAAGTGGAAATTGAATCAAGCACAGCCGATTTCACATGATACAGCTAATCTGTTTGATTTTTCCCATCAAGAATTGCAGCCGCTTGATGAATATATGCGAAAAGTGGAAGATCATTATATCCAACATGCGCTACAATTGAATGATGGAAATATTTCACAAACGGCAAAATCGCTCGGCATTCACCGTCAAGGCTTACAATATCGCTTGAAACGAAAATAA
- a CDS encoding proline dehydrogenase family protein, translated as MTLKDFFIALSENQTLNSVAQKYGFKLGAQSVVAGTNIDEVVASIKELNAQGISCTVDNLGEFVFEKSAALEAKEQILTVIERIHSDNLQAHISLKPSQLGLDIDYDFCYDNLEEIVATAYNYQIFVNFDMENYARLHPSFQLLEKLSEQYNNIGTVIQSYFFESDENVDRYKDYRLRIVKGAYKEDSSVAFQAKEEIDRKYIEHIEYHLLHGKFTSIATHDHNVINHVKQFVKTHNIPYDKFEFQMLYGFRKELQLSLAGEGYNFCTYVPFGHDWYGYFMRRLAERPQNLSLISKQVFNKKSNTVLAVAAGAFLLGRVTKRKK; from the coding sequence ATGACGTTAAAAGATTTCTTTATTGCTCTTTCAGAGAACCAAACTTTAAATTCTGTTGCACAAAAATACGGTTTTAAACTTGGGGCGCAAAGTGTCGTTGCAGGTACAAATATCGATGAAGTAGTCGCAAGTATTAAAGAATTAAATGCTCAAGGTATTTCATGTACAGTTGATAATTTAGGGGAATTCGTTTTTGAAAAGTCTGCTGCACTTGAAGCAAAGGAACAAATTTTAACAGTCATTGAGCGTATTCACAGTGATAATTTACAAGCTCATATTTCATTAAAGCCATCTCAATTAGGCTTAGATATTGATTATGATTTTTGTTATGACAACTTAGAAGAGATCGTTGCTACTGCATATAATTATCAAATTTTCGTTAACTTCGATATGGAAAATTATGCACGCCTACATCCTTCTTTCCAGCTACTTGAAAAATTAAGCGAACAATATAACAACATCGGTACCGTTATTCAATCTTATTTCTTTGAGTCAGATGAAAACGTAGATCGCTATAAAGACTACCGTTTACGCATTGTTAAGGGTGCTTACAAGGAGGATAGCTCGGTTGCCTTCCAAGCAAAAGAAGAGATTGACCGCAAATATATCGAGCATATTGAATATCATTTATTACATGGGAAATTTACATCAATTGCAACGCATGATCACAATGTCATTAATCATGTAAAGCAATTTGTGAAAACGCATAATATTCCGTACGATAAATTTGAATTCCAAATGCTGTATGGCTTCCGTAAAGAGTTGCAATTATCTCTTGCCGGGGAAGGCTATAACTTCTGTACGTATGTTCCTTTTGGTCATGATTGGTACGGGTACTTTATGCGCCGACTTGCAGAGCGTCCGCAAAATCTTTCGCTCATTTCAAAGCAAGTTTTCAATAAAAAATCAAATACAGTTCTTGCTGTTGCAGCTGGTGCCTTCTTACTAGGACGCGTGACAAAAAGAAAAAAATAA